CACTCGGAATCAGTATAAGCCCCTTTCTTTGCAATATCGTCATTCGATTACATCTTGTTGCAGGGCTCCAGGACTTCTCCGTACTGTGTTCTTCCGAGTCTCCACAGTTGGCTGCCGGTGGGATAACGGGGCTCCGAGTATCAGTCAGGTTCGGACATCGGCCTCCCCCATCCTGTGACTGCGCCGGAAACTCTGGACAGATCCCCTCATCGGCGCAAGCCTGTGGTGGTTTTATTGTAGTAATCAACCGTGCATTCTATTGCCATTTATCTAAGTATTGATTGTGTCAAGTGGGCCAGCAGCCCGCTTCGTTCTATATAGTTATTTCCTACCAACTGTTGTGCTTCCGTTGCCAATCCTCACACCTTTCTTGCAACTGATACggggtaaaaaaaaaagactcCAGGTAACTCGAACTCACGACGATGGACTGGGATCAGGACAATTTCATGGCGGAGTGGGATAAGAAGTATGTCTCAACTAATGTCAAGGCTGGCTCCCGATCGTATGACAGAGACTTGTTCATCGCGCTCGCTTCTCACTTGGCATCTTCACACGCGGAGTTGAAGGATATTGCCTCCGCTGTCATAGTATGCGTATTTCTCCCAGAATCTCCAGGGTTGCTGACTCTCCAAAGGCTGTATCCTGTGTTGCGGTCGGAAGAGCAGATGTGGTGGGACGATTTTTTGACGATATTACGGCTGATTCAACGCAGGAGGAGTCTAAGCAGATCTTTTTGCAGCTCCGTGAAGCCATCACCATATCCTTCCCTTACCTGGGGATGCCAAATTGCATTCCGGCATGCTATGGAATGATAGGCGTCATCCAGCGGAAAGGACATGAATATGCGTCTAGCAAAGTGCTGCGTAAGAAGACCATCACCGATGAGGATGTACGCAAAGGAACGGAACTCCGCATGAAGATTTATAGCGGAGTTGGAAACTCGGACATCTTTTCGTTGATGGGCCGGTACTTCACAGATCTATGTAAGTGATTGATTAAGATATTCCCGTACTGTAATTGAAACCTCGTCACTGACGGCCTCGGTTAGTCACGACATCAACCGTGGTGACATGGGGATATCTTATCGCCAAGGCGAATGAGGAGGTATTTCAGCCAGAAGAGTCCCATTTAATCATCGCCTCGGCCATCATGGCTCTGGGTGCCACCCGGCAGACAAAAAGCCATATAAAGGCGACATTGGGTATTGGAAATTCAGTGGACTGCGTCAAAGCGGTGGTGGAAGCTGTAACAAAGATTGCGGAGTGGGCAAGTCGTCCTCGCATTGAGCGCTTTGATGTCGATCAGCTTGCGGGCGAAGTCCAACGAGCACTGAAACGCGAATGATTGATTGACTGGAGTCGGATGATAAGGGATAAGGCTGTCTTACTTTTTCTGTTCCGCCGGCATATTGTAAATATTGGAAACATGAAGCTACTCTGATAGCCATCTGCATTTGCGAGCATTAAATCACTTTAATCCCACGGTGGTCAGAAGCGTCCTCATCCCAGACGCTGTTCGCTTAATACCGACCTCTAAAATAAGCAATCCATGACCGCACCTGTGATTAGAATTAGACCGAGCTAATCAATAACTGATTCATTACGTCCGAATAACCTCCGTTTAAGGAGTTTACGATACTGTATGTGTTGAGGGCTCACTCAGTAACCCGAAATAGACAAACAACCACGTACATTTAGTATACCATATACCGAATACTTGGTGgtagaaaaagaaagacgatGAGAAAAATCCTGCACTACCTGCTGGCCAATTCCGATATCTATGACATCCATTCAGTCGGGCGATTCGGACCCCAAATCTGCATCATGTCGTTTGTCGCCGGGATTTTCATGACAGGGGTATCCTTATTCACAAGGTCGCCGTCCGCATAATGCTGGTTCGTAGTAAGCACCGGAGAAGGTGATTTCATAGAGCTCATACTCACTTCGATCATGAAATTGCTCGTGTCGCGCCAATAGTCAAATATTTGTGACCCCAATAGATGTCTGCCTACACCCCAAACAGTCTTATAGCCCTTTCTTTCCAGCCACCtatgagaaaaaaaaatggtCAAACACCTTCAgctgagaaaaagaagagagtaTAAAAGGTAACTCTTCCAAGAAGTGTTCTTACTGATGGCCTAGTAATTGGGTGTCAAAGTCGTGGACTTCAAAAGAGCAGTGGTGCACTCGCTGGTTGTCTGATTCACTCAGAAAGAACGTGTGATGGTCTGTAAATTCTTCACCACGATCAATATGCAGGAAAGAAGCAACCACGGCATGGTTTTCCTCTGTACCGACGTACACGATGTCGGAGGGTACGAAGTTGAAGTTTCGCAGATACCACTCCCAGGCTACTTGGAAGTCTTTGTAGCAGCATCCGAAGTGACCGACCTGTGGATTACTCCAATTATTATCTGAAGTAAAAGAGTGACACGTATGCCAATGATGGTCCTTGTACCGGACGTCTACTAAGGGTGGAAGACAAAGTACTCACTCGATATACGGCAGCGGGACCCCGAGTAAATCGCTGGCAGGCACCAAGGCGGGATTTCACTTTCTCCCCGTTCAGTAGCAATTGCGGAGGAGCTTTGGGCTCTAGGTCTTCGTTGCGCTGCTGGCCGAATATGAGATTGATGGGGAAACCACCCGGATCGAGAATGGTAACGAGTTGGCCTCCACCAGGGGCGTCATGAAGCTGCTGGATCGGACTTGCGTTGTCCAACTGGGTCGCCCTGTTCAGGCCGGGAGTAGATTAGTTACCATGAACCATTTGTGTCCCGACTGGAATTGGTAGGCTATAGAGTACCTTTCGAGGTCTGCCAGACTCTCAACGGTGAACGAGCCACCTAGGAACTTCGGCTGGTCTCCTATTTCGACGACATAATCATAATGATGGCGGCCATATCCTCGGAAATACATTTTGTCATCGGTCCTTGCTACTAATTCAAACCCAAAATCTAGGGAACAGTAAATTAGCCACAGTGTTGCCCGCATACGACGGCACGCTGCCATGGAGAGTTTGAGGCTCTTGCGCCATCATTGCTAACAGAACTTACCTTCCAAAAACTGAACAATTTTGCCGATATTCGCATGTCTGTATCGTACATGATTCAGCTCCACGAGTCGAATTTGGTTCGTTGTGTCTATTCCGCGGCTGGCCCTCCATTCAGCTTGACTCTGTTTTAGACCAGGGGCCTTTCCAAAGGCAACGGATTCGCCAGTATTATGTTGCAACCCCATCTTTGTCTTGGTACAAATCTTGTAAATTTTGATAAGAGTGACTTATTGGGATGATAAGTGAGCGACGGTATTAGTCTTCCTCGAAGTTTCGGAGGTATTCACTCTGAACTTATCCGTAAGCGGAAATCGTCGGCACAGGTGGGTGGGAGGACGGGTTCGAACAAAGATTTCCACACAAATTCTTACAGCTTGACCGTCTGGCGGATTCCGTCGACCCCCACCCACCCAAAGCATCAATTGTCGGGTGGGGAAATTGCGTTTTGCGGAGTCCGAAGCCCAGACTAAGAATGCGGAAGGAGAACAGCGACCGATCCGGGGCCCCGCGAATCCACTTAGGATGGAGGTAGAGAGCAGGATTGATCACTCGCTTTCCAACCGTCTGAAATATATAAGCCTTTCCCTTGGATTCCTGCCGCGCTGGCTAGGATGGTAATTCGAACCAGTTCTTCAAAAAGTCGTTAACATGATTGAAGCCCAATCCCGCGCCAACCTTCTAGGCGTCGCCGTGATCACTCTAGTGAGCTCTCCGTCAGTAGCAAGGAAGAACAACGAAAGTCTAACCTTAATCCAGGTAATATCCTATCGAATTGGTTTACTCATATATAATGCCCTTTTCCATCCACTCAGCAGCTACCCGGGTCCCAGATTGGCCGCCATAACCCGGCTTCCTATGGTTATACATAAGTACCATGGTGATATGCACTGGTGGTTACCAAAGCTTCATAAGGAGTATGGTAACGTTGTCCGAGTGGCTCCCAATGAGCTCAGTTATATCGACCCTCAGGCAGTGAAGGATATTTATGGCTTCCATCCAGGGAGCAAAGCAAACTTCGTGAAAGACATGACGTTTTATGGATCTGAcgctgctggcggtggaggaATCTTTCGAGCCGACGATGCTAATCATGCAAGACAGAGGAGAGTCCTGTCACATGCATTCTCCGATCGAGCTTTGAACGAACACGAGCCACTCCTCCGCAAATATGTCGAGAGGCTAGTGACTGGGATTAGGACCCTGAACAGCAAAGACCCCAACGGCAAAATAAATCTCGAACGGTGGTATAATTACACCACTTTTGATGTGATGGCGGATCTTAGCTTTGGGGAGCCTCTGGATTTGCTGCAAGACCAATCGCGCGAGTGGTTTCTCGACAACGTGATGAGCTTCCTTAAGCTGCAGAGCCTAACTCAGCTGTTGAGATATTATCCGCGCCTGGCAATGATCCTGGGTGTATTTTTCATTCCCAATGATATTAAAGCAAAACAGGCGAGAAACAACAAGGAAGCGATCGACAAAGTCAACCGACGGCTAGAACGCAAGGCTAACCGCCCCGATATTTGGTCGTTGGTGATGATGCAAGAGGGACAAAGGGCTCTTACACTCCCTGAAATGCACGCCAATGGCATTACATTCATGGTGGCCGGCACAGAGACTACTGCCACTGCATTAAGCGGATTGACTTACCTCCTACTGAAAAACCCAGATAAGCTGGAGGAGCTAACCACAGAGATTCGGTCCGCATTCAAGAACAGCGAGGGTATCACCATCCAGGCACTTGCACGCTTGGAGTACCTAAACGCTTGTTTCCAGGAAGGACTAAGGATGTATCCTCCGGTGCCACTGGGGCCTCCTCGAGTTGTTCCGC
This is a stretch of genomic DNA from Aspergillus puulaauensis MK2 DNA, chromosome 8, nearly complete sequence. It encodes these proteins:
- a CDS encoding uncharacterized protein (COG:S;~EggNog:ENOG410Q93A;~InterPro:IPR029032), translated to MDWDQDNFMAEWDKKYVSTNVKAGSRSYDRDLFIALASHLASSHAELKDIASAVIAVSCVAVGRADVVGRFFDDITADSTQEESKQIFLQLREAITISFPYLGMPNCIPACYGMIGVIQRKGHEYASSKVLRKKTITDEDVRKGTELRMKIYSGVGNSDIFSLMGRYFTDLFTTSTVVTWGYLIAKANEEVFQPEESHLIIASAIMALGATRQTKSHIKATLGIGNSVDCVKAVVEAVTKIAEWASRPRIERFDVDQLAGEVQRALKRE
- a CDS encoding uncharacterized protein (COG:S;~EggNog:ENOG410PUDH;~InterPro:IPR004360,IPR037523,IPR029068;~PFAM:PF00903) gives rise to the protein MGLQHNTGESVAFGKAPGLKQSQAEWRASRGIDTTNQIRLVELNHVRYRHANIGKIVQFLEDFGFELVARTDDKMYFRGYGRHHYDYVVEIGDQPKFLGGSFTVESLADLERATQLDNASPIQQLHDAPGGGQLVTILDPGGFPINLIFGQQRNEDLEPKAPPQLLLNGEKVKSRLGACQRFTRGPAAVYRVGHFGCCYKDFQVAWEWYLRNFNFVPSDIVYVGTEENHAVVASFLHIDRGEEFTDHHTFFLSESDNQRVHHCSFEVHDFDTQLLGHQWLERKGYKTVWGVGRHLLGSQIFDYWRDTSNFMIEVSMSSMKSPSPVLTTNQHYADGDLVNKDTPVMKIPATNDMMQIWGPNRPTEWMS
- a CDS encoding cytochrome P450 (COG:Q;~EggNog:ENOG410PJ01;~InterPro:IPR001128,IPR017972,IPR002401,IPR036396;~PFAM:PF00067;~TransMembrane:1 (i12-33o);~go_function: GO:0005506 - iron ion binding [Evidence IEA];~go_function: GO:0016705 - oxidoreductase activity, acting on paired donors, with incorporation or reduction of molecular oxygen [Evidence IEA];~go_function: GO:0020037 - heme binding [Evidence IEA];~go_process: GO:0055114 - oxidation-reduction process [Evidence IEA]), translating into MIEAQSRANLLGVAVITLVISYRIGLLIYNALFHPLSSYPGPRLAAITRLPMVIHKYHGDMHWWLPKLHKEYGNVVRVAPNELSYIDPQAVKDIYGFHPGSKANFVKDMTFYGSDAAGGGGIFRADDANHARQRRVLSHAFSDRALNEHEPLLRKYVERLVTGIRTLNSKDPNGKINLERWYNYTTFDVMADLSFGEPLDLLQDQSREWFLDNVMSFLKLQSLTQLLRYYPRLAMILGVFFIPNDIKAKQARNNKEAIDKVNRRLERKANRPDIWSLVMMQEGQRALTLPEMHANGITFMVAGTETTATALSGLTYLLLKNPDKLEELTTEIRSAFKNSEGITIQALARLEYLNACFQEGLRMYPPVPLGPPRVVPHTSAEVCGKVLPGGTICYVSNYAAYSSERNFKDADRFLPERWMDNPRYASDNKSVLQPFSFGPRNCLGKKYDDEYMCA